GTGGGTTGAGCATCCCGATGAAGTCACAAGGAACGGGCGAGGTGCCCTGGTGCAGCAACTGGTAGAAGGCGTGCTGGCCGTTTGTTCCGGGTTCGCCCCACACGATGGGGCCGGTGTCGTAGTCGACAGGCTCGCCGTCGATTCGCACCCGCTTCCCGTTCGATTCCATGTCGAGCTGCTGTAGGTAGGCGGCGAAGCGGTCGAGCAGTTGGGCGTAGGGCAACACCGCGTGGCTCGGCCAGTGCCAGAAGTTGCGATACCAGACACCCAACATGGCGCTGAGGGCGATGGCGTTGCGGGCCAGCGGGGTGTGCGCCATGTACTCGTCGATGGCTCTGAACCCGTCGAGCATCTCGCCAAAGGCTTCTGGACCGATCGCGATCATGATGCTCAGACCGATGGCCGAGTCCATGGAATAGCGGCCACCCACCCAATCCCAGAAACCGAACATGTTGGCTTCGTCGATTCCGAAGTCGGCTACTGCTTCTGCGTTGGTCGAAAGGGCGACGAAGTGTTTGGACACAGCCGAGCTGTCGCCTCCGGCCGCGTCGACCAGCCAGCGCCTGGCAGCTTGGGCGTTGGCCATGGTCTCGGCGGTGGTGAACGTCTTGGACGCCACCAGGAACAGGGTGGTGGCCGGGTCGAGCCGGGCGAGCGTCTGGCTCATCTGCACCGGATCGACGTTGGACACGAAAGCAAAGCTCAGCCCGTCGATGACGTGAGGCTCGAGGGCGCGCAGCGCCATCGCCGGGCCCAGGTCGCTGCCTCCGATGCCGATGTTGACCACAGCGTCGATGGGCCTGCCGTCGAAACCGATCCACTGGCCGGTCCGCACCCTTTGGGCCAACGCCGCCATGGCGTCGAGCACATCGTGCACCTGGTCGACCACGTCAACGCCGTCGACCTCGAGGCTGTCGGAACGCTGGCGGCGCAAGGCTGTGTGCAGAACCGCTCGGTCTTCGGTGGAGTTGATGCGGTCGCCCCTGCACATGGCCTCGAAGCGCTGCACCACACCCGTGCTGTTGGCCAAGTCGACCAGCAGAGAGACGGTGTCGCTGGTAGCCAGGTGCTTGGACAGGTCGACCGTCAGGTCTGCGACCTGGTAGGTCATGTGATCGGCGCGCTGCGGGTCGTCGTGGAACAGGTCGCGAAGCGAAGCGTGAAACGCGCTGCGGTGGTGCGACAGCGCAGCCCAGGCCTCGGTGGCAGCCGGGTTGATCGGGTCTGTCATTGGGAGGACTCCTCGTCGTCTGGCACCGAGCGGGCGCGGCTGGGTGCGACCCGCGGGGGCTCGAGTGGTTGTTTCGGGTAGACCGGCGGCCACGGCGCATCCATCAGCCCCGCGTCGATGTCGCGCTGGAACCAGGCCAGGGGAGTGGTGATGTCCTGGGGGCGTTGGTGAAAGCCCAGCCAAGGGTCGCCCAGCCGCTGCACCCTCTCGGGGACCGTGGCGATGGTCAACGAATCGGGATCGATCTCGTCGACCTCATCCCACGCGATTGGTGCAGACACCTGAGCCCCGACCCTGGGCCTGACCGACCAGGCACCGAACACCGTCTTGTGCGGCGCGTTCTGGTTGTAGTCGACGAATATGCGAGTGCCGCGCTCTTCCTTCCACCACGCGGCCGTCAACAGATCGGGTCGCCTGCGTTCGAGTTCGCGAGCGATGGCCACCGCCGCAGCCCGCACCTCGACCGAATCCCACCGTCTGGCGAGTGGCACGTACACGTGCAACCCCCTGCTGCCGGTGGTCTTCAAGAAGCCCTCGATGCCCAGCTCGTCCAACAGCAGCTTCACCTCGCGGGCGGCCTGCCTGGCCATGTCGAAGCTGGTGCCCGGCTGGGGGTCGAGGTCGATGCGGAGTTCGTCAGCGAACCCGGGGTCGTCGGCCAAGAAGGGCCACGGGTGAAATCCGAGGCACCCCATGTGAACCGCCCACGCCACATGGGCCATGTCTTCGAGCACCAGGGCGTTGGATGGGGTGCCGTTGGGGGTCATCACCGTCGTGGTGTGAAGCCAATCGGGGGCGCCCTTGGCGACACGCTTCTGGAAGAAGCTCTTGCCACCGGCACCGTCGGGAAACCGCTGCAACAACGTCGGACGCCCGCCGAGGCAACTCATGACGGGCTCGGCGATGGACAGGTAATAGTCGATCAGGTCCAGCTTGGTCTCGCCACGTCGGCCGAAGAAGACCTTGTCGGGGTTGGTGATGCGAAGCTCGCGCCCGTCGATCTCGAGCACGACAGCATCAGCCATGGACCCAGGCTACATATTGACCCTGCGTGCCCCGTGCTAGCCGGCCAAAGCGACGGCCGGATCGGTCCAGCTCATCTCGTGGGCCACGGCGACCGCCTCGTTGGTCAAAACGCCCCGGTGGACATTCAACCCGGCAAGGAAGCTGGGATCTGAAGCCAGGGCAGCCAGGCCGGCATCGGCCAGACGCACGGCATAGGGCAAGGTGACGTTGTTCAGCGCCTTGGTCGATGTGCGCGGAACCGCGCCAGGCATGTTGGCCACGCAGTAGTGCACGACCCCGTCGACCACATAGGTGGGGTCGTTGTGGGTGGTGGGGCGCGAGGTCTCGAAACAGCCGCCCTGGTCTATCGCGACGTCTACCAGCACAGACCCAGGCCGCATGGTCGACACCATCTCGCGGGTGACCAGCTTGGGTGCCTCGGCCCCAGGCACCAGAACCGCGCCGATCACCAGGTCTGCGCCCGCCACCAGGTCTTCGATGGCCGACTTGGTCGAGAACACCGTTTCGAGGGCATTGCCGAAACGGTGCGAAAGCCGATCCAGCACTGCCAGGTCGCGATCGAGAACCGTGACGCTGGCCCCAAGGCCGATCGCCATCTCAATGGCGTTGAGGCCCACGACACCACCGCCGATGACCACGACCCGGCCCGATGGCACACCCGGAACACCGCCGAGCAGGGTCCCAGACCCGCCAACCGGGCTTTCCAGGCACCGGGCCCCGGCCTGCACCGACAGACGTCCGGCCACCTGCGACATGGGCGTCAAAAGCGGCAGTCGGCCGGCCTGGTCGGTGACCGTTTCGTAGGCAACAGCCGTGACACCGCTGGCCAGCAGCCCCTGGGTCTGTGGCAGGTCTGGGGCCAGATGCAGGTAGGTGAAGAGGATCTGCCCCTCGCGAAGACGCGCAATTTCGGCCGGCTGAGGCTCTTTGACCTTGACGATCATGTCGGCGCGCTCGAACACCTCGTCGGCGCCGGCGACGATGGACGCACCAGCGGCGATGTACTCGTCGTCTGGTGATGCAGCGCCCACCCCGGCGCCCGACTGCACAAGCACCTGGTGACCACCGCCCACCAGTTCCTTGACGCTCGAGGGCACCAGCCCGACCCGTCGCTCGTCGCTCTTTACCTCTGTAGGTACCCCGATGATCACCGCTGCTCCTCCCGCAGAAAGCACTATGGGAACAACATAGGGACATTCTCGAGACGAATCCTGCAGAGTTGAGGCCGCCAGGCGGTGTTCGACACCATTATCTTGCGCACTTCAACCCAGCGCCGACAAGATGTTGCATGGCCACACCCGATCGACTCGACGAACTCGACCAATCGCTTTTGCAGGTGCTTTCCGCAGAGGGCCGCATCTCCAACGCGGCGCTGGCCGACCGCGTGGGTCTCAGCCCCTCGGCGACCCTGCGCAGGCTCCGCCGGCTCGAAGAGACCGGCGTTGTGGTCGGGTATCGCGCCGTTGTTGACCCTGCGGCTTTAGGCCGGGCCACCACCGTGTTCGTCGAGGTCAGCCTCGAAAGCCAGCGAGAGGACGTTCTGGAGGCCTTCGAGGAAGCCGCGTCGAAGGTTCCAGAGATAGTGGGCTGCCACCTCATCTCGGGTGACGCCGACTATCTGCTGCGAGTTCAAGCCGACGGGGTGGCCGGCTACGAGCGGGTGCACACCGCTCATCTATCGCGCCTGCCCGGTGTGTCGAAGATCCGGTCGAACTTCGCCATGAGGACGGCTTTCGACAGAACCTGAGCGCCCAGGCGCTGGGGTGTAGGGTGATCGAGTTCCCCTGGTGGACGAAGTCCGGTTAGAGCCCGGCACTGTCCCGCAACGGTTGAGCCTCTATTCGAGGACGAGTCCGGTCGAACCACCTGGGGCGCGAACCGACAACCCTCGCGGAAGGGCAGGTTCGATCGTCAGGTGCTGCCTGCGTCGACCGTACCCGGCCAAAGGAGCACCCATGATCAGACGATTCCTGTTGCCCTTGCTGACACTGCTGTTGTTGCTGGGAGCGTGCGGCGAAGATGCCGACAGCACCGCCGCAGACGCAACCGTGCCGGCCGAGACGCCCGAGCTGCGAATCATCTCGCTGTCGCCGAGCGCAACCGAGATCATCTTCGCGGTGGGGGCCGGCCCCATGGTGGTCGCCGTAGATGAGTTCTCGTACTACCCGCCAGAGGCGCCAGTTACCGAGCTCAGCGGCTATACGCCAAACGTCGAGGCGATCCTGTCCTACGAACCCGATGTGGTCGTGTGGCAGGGCGGTCCAGACGATGTGCGGGCCTCGCTGGACGCCGCCGGCGTGCAGATCGTCGATCAGTTCGCCGCCACCACCTTCGACGACATCTACGCCCAGATGCTCGAAATCGGCGAGCTGGCCGGCACCACAGACGAGGCCGAGGCCGCCGTTGCCGAGATGCGAGCCGATCTGGACGCCTTGGTGTCGTCGGTGCAGCCCCGCGACGAGCCGGTGACCTATTTCCACGAACTCGGCACCGAGCTGTACACGGCCACGTCGACCACGTTCATCGGCCAGGTGTACGGCCTGCTGGGTCTCGAGAACATCGCCGACGCGGCCGACCCCGACGGCGAGTTCTTCGGATACCCACAGCTCAGCGAGGAGTTCATCCTGGACGCCGACCCAGACATCATCTTCCTGGCCGACACCATCGGCTACGGCCAGACCGCGCAGACGGTGGCCGAACGACCGGGCTGGGATGCATTGAGCGCAGTGCGGGCCGGCAACGTGATCGAGCTCGACGACGATGTCGCCTCTAGGTGGGGCCCTCGCGTGGTCGACTTCGTGCGAGCCGTCGTCGACGCCGTCAACGCGCTCTGACACCGGTGACGCCATGACCTCGGGCCGCAGCGAGCAACCTTGAAGACCACCATCGACACCGCAACCGAAACCATCACGCCAACCCGATTGAGGGGCGCGTGGGTTGCCGGATCGATCGGTTTCACGGTCTTGGTGTCGGTAGTGGCGCTGGGCGTCGGCCCGGTCGACATCGCAGCTCATCGCGTGGCGGCTGCGGTGTTGTCGGAGCTGCCATGGGTCGACCTCGACCACGGACTCGATCCGGTGCAGCACACCATCGTCACCACCGTGCGCCTGCCCCGGGTGGTCCTGGGCCTACTGGTCGGCGCCATGCTGTCGATGAGCGGAGCTGCGTACCAGGGAGCGTTTCGCAACCCACTCGCCGATCCGTACCTGTTGGGCGTGGCCGCAGGCGCCGGCCTGGGTGCAACCCTGGCGATCGTCAACGACTGGGGGTCGGCTGTCGGCTTCGTCGACCCCGTGCCGCTGGCCGCCTTCATCGGCGCGCTGATCGCAGTGTCTGTCGCTTTCGGGGTGGGAAGCATCGGGGCTCGCTCCAGCGTCACCCTGGTACTGGCAGGCGTCGCCGTGGCGAGCTTCTTCACCGCCGCTCAGACCTATGTTCTGCAGCGCAACATCGACGTGGTGCAGGAGGTCTACTCGTGGATTCTCGGGCGGGTCAGCACCAGCGGCTGGGGCGAGGTCGAACTGCTGCTTCCGTACGCGGTCGTCACCGTGGCTGTGCTGCTGCGTTTCGCCCGGGCCCTCGACGTCATGGCGGTTGGGGATGAAGAGGCGCGCAGCCTGGGCATAGACCCCACACGCGTGCGCCTCATCGTGGTGGTCTTTGCATCTCTGGCCGCAGCGGCGACGGTTGCGGTCGCCGGGCTGATCGGCTTCGTGGGTCTCGTCGTGGCCCACGCGGTGCGCCTGACCGCTGGATCCAGCAACCGCATCGTTCTGCCGTTGTCGGCCATAGTCGGCGCTGCGTTCATGGTGCTCGCCGACCTGGTCGCTCGCACCGTCATCTCGCCCGCAGAGTTGCCGGTAGGGGTGGTCACGGCCTTTATCGGTGCCCCATTCTTCGCAGTCGTGCTGCGCACCACCAGAAAGACCCTGTGGTGAGCGCCGAGGTCGGCCACCGGGCAGGTGGGGCAGCCGTCGACGTGGCCGGCCTGACGGTCGAGCTGGGGTCGTCGCGGGTCATCGACGGCATCGACCTTTCGCTGGCGGCCGGCTCGTGGACAACCGTTGTGGGCCCCAACGGGGCCGGCAAATCGACCCTGCTGCGCGCCATCGCCGGTCTTGTGCCCATCGGGGGCAACGTGCGCATAGACGGCGCCGACCCACGCGGGCGGACTCGCGCTCAAGTCGTCGCCTACCTGCCCCAGAAGCCGACGCTGCCGCCCGACATGCGGGTGGTCGACTATGTGCTGCTGGGGCGCACACCACACATCGGCACGTTCGGCGCGCCCGGCGCCTCAGACCGCCAGATCGTCGGTGAGGTAGTCGAGAGGCTCGACCTGGCCCACCTGGCCCACCGTCCGATGGCGTCGTTGTCGGGTGGCGAGGCCCAACGGGCGGCGCTGGCCAGGGCGCTCAGCCAGAAGGCCCCGCTGCTGTTGCTGGACGAGCCCACCGCAGCCCTCGACCTGGGCCACGGGCAGGCGGTGCTGGAGCTGGTCCGCGAGGCACACTCGGCCTCGGGCACCACCATCGTGATGACCATTCACGACCTCACCATCGCCGGGCGATATGGCGACGAGCTCGTGCTTTTGAATGGCGGCTCGGTTGCCGCACGAGGCAGCCGCACCGACGTGCTCACCGCCGAAACCCTCGAGCGCCACTACGGTGCCAGGGTCCGCATCTTCCACGACGAATCGGGCCCCATCGTGGTCCCGTTACCAGCCGGAGCAGAACCGTGACCGACACCCCACCAGAACAAGACCCCAGGCCCCAGCTGCGCAACGCCCGGTCGTTGGTGATCGTCAACACCGGCAACGGCAAGGGCAAGAGCAGCTCGGCGTTCGGCATGATGTGCCGAGGAGTGGCTCGCGGCTGGAACGTCGCGGTCCTGCAGTTCCTCAAGTCTGGCGAGTGGCAGGTCGGCGAGGAAACCGTCGGCCGCCAGC
Above is a genomic segment from Acidimicrobiales bacterium containing:
- the pgi gene encoding glucose-6-phosphate isomerase produces the protein MTDPINPAATEAWAALSHHRSAFHASLRDLFHDDPQRADHMTYQVADLTVDLSKHLATSDTVSLLVDLANSTGVVQRFEAMCRGDRINSTEDRAVLHTALRRQRSDSLEVDGVDVVDQVHDVLDAMAALAQRVRTGQWIGFDGRPIDAVVNIGIGGSDLGPAMALRALEPHVIDGLSFAFVSNVDPVQMSQTLARLDPATTLFLVASKTFTTAETMANAQAARRWLVDAAGGDSSAVSKHFVALSTNAEAVADFGIDEANMFGFWDWVGGRYSMDSAIGLSIMIAIGPEAFGEMLDGFRAIDEYMAHTPLARNAIALSAMLGVWYRNFWHWPSHAVLPYAQLLDRFAAYLQQLDMESNGKRVRIDGEPVDYDTGPIVWGEPGTNGQHAFYQLLHQGTSPVPCDFIGMLNPPQGYDQPGDALAADQPTQHDQLFANMVAQSEALAFGKTASEVAADGVSAGLVSHKTFPGNRPSTTIVADHLTPRVLGQLIAFYEHRVFVQGTVWGVNSFDQWGVELGKVLAGRVLSELVDAEAPLGHDGSTNRLVERYRAARASR
- the ligD gene encoding non-homologous end-joining DNA ligase; translated protein: MADAVVLEIDGRELRITNPDKVFFGRRGETKLDLIDYYLSIAEPVMSCLGGRPTLLQRFPDGAGGKSFFQKRVAKGAPDWLHTTTVMTPNGTPSNALVLEDMAHVAWAVHMGCLGFHPWPFLADDPGFADELRIDLDPQPGTSFDMARQAAREVKLLLDELGIEGFLKTTGSRGLHVYVPLARRWDSVEVRAAAVAIARELERRRPDLLTAAWWKEERGTRIFVDYNQNAPHKTVFGAWSVRPRVGAQVSAPIAWDEVDEIDPDSLTIATVPERVQRLGDPWLGFHQRPQDITTPLAWFQRDIDAGLMDAPWPPVYPKQPLEPPRVAPSRARSVPDDEESSQ
- the ald gene encoding alanine dehydrogenase, which codes for MIIGVPTEVKSDERRVGLVPSSVKELVGGGHQVLVQSGAGVGAASPDDEYIAAGASIVAGADEVFERADMIVKVKEPQPAEIARLREGQILFTYLHLAPDLPQTQGLLASGVTAVAYETVTDQAGRLPLLTPMSQVAGRLSVQAGARCLESPVGGSGTLLGGVPGVPSGRVVVIGGGVVGLNAIEMAIGLGASVTVLDRDLAVLDRLSHRFGNALETVFSTKSAIEDLVAGADLVIGAVLVPGAEAPKLVTREMVSTMRPGSVLVDVAIDQGGCFETSRPTTHNDPTYVVDGVVHYCVANMPGAVPRTSTKALNNVTLPYAVRLADAGLAALASDPSFLAGLNVHRGVLTNEAVAVAHEMSWTDPAVALAG
- a CDS encoding Lrp/AsnC family transcriptional regulator; protein product: MATPDRLDELDQSLLQVLSAEGRISNAALADRVGLSPSATLRRLRRLEETGVVVGYRAVVDPAALGRATTVFVEVSLESQREDVLEAFEEAASKVPEIVGCHLISGDADYLLRVQADGVAGYERVHTAHLSRLPGVSKIRSNFAMRTAFDRT
- a CDS encoding ABC transporter substrate-binding protein, translated to MIRRFLLPLLTLLLLLGACGEDADSTAADATVPAETPELRIISLSPSATEIIFAVGAGPMVVAVDEFSYYPPEAPVTELSGYTPNVEAILSYEPDVVVWQGGPDDVRASLDAAGVQIVDQFAATTFDDIYAQMLEIGELAGTTDEAEAAVAEMRADLDALVSSVQPRDEPVTYFHELGTELYTATSTTFIGQVYGLLGLENIADAADPDGEFFGYPQLSEEFILDADPDIIFLADTIGYGQTAQTVAERPGWDALSAVRAGNVIELDDDVASRWGPRVVDFVRAVVDAVNAL
- a CDS encoding iron ABC transporter permease, translated to MKTTIDTATETITPTRLRGAWVAGSIGFTVLVSVVALGVGPVDIAAHRVAAAVLSELPWVDLDHGLDPVQHTIVTTVRLPRVVLGLLVGAMLSMSGAAYQGAFRNPLADPYLLGVAAGAGLGATLAIVNDWGSAVGFVDPVPLAAFIGALIAVSVAFGVGSIGARSSVTLVLAGVAVASFFTAAQTYVLQRNIDVVQEVYSWILGRVSTSGWGEVELLLPYAVVTVAVLLRFARALDVMAVGDEEARSLGIDPTRVRLIVVVFASLAAAATVAVAGLIGFVGLVVAHAVRLTAGSSNRIVLPLSAIVGAAFMVLADLVARTVISPAELPVGVVTAFIGAPFFAVVLRTTRKTLW
- a CDS encoding ABC transporter ATP-binding protein, with product MSAEVGHRAGGAAVDVAGLTVELGSSRVIDGIDLSLAAGSWTTVVGPNGAGKSTLLRAIAGLVPIGGNVRIDGADPRGRTRAQVVAYLPQKPTLPPDMRVVDYVLLGRTPHIGTFGAPGASDRQIVGEVVERLDLAHLAHRPMASLSGGEAQRAALARALSQKAPLLLLDEPTAALDLGHGQAVLELVREAHSASGTTIVMTIHDLTIAGRYGDELVLLNGGSVAARGSRTDVLTAETLERHYGARVRIFHDESGPIVVPLPAGAEP